In a single window of the Frondihabitans peucedani genome:
- a CDS encoding pyridine nucleotide-disulfide oxidoreductase, with translation MSNLRLAIVGAGPAGIYAADIILRAERQHGVSIDLFEQLPAPYGLVRYGVAPDHPRIKGIITALRDVLDRGDIRIFGNVRYGVDITLDDLKKHYNAVIFSTGAIKDADLDIPGIDLEGSYGAADFVSWFDGHPDVPRTWPLEAQSVGVVGVGNVALDVSRILAKHADDLLPTEIPANVYEGLKASPVTDVHVFGRRGPAQVKFTPLELRELGELNDVDMIVHDEDFDYDEASKNAVATNKQVFVIDKVLNQWRQREVGQASRRLHLHFYAKPVRVEGEDGRVTGLTYERTRPDGAGGVEGTGEFRTVELQALYRAVGYFGSPLDGIPFDEKRGVIPNHEGQVIDDDDQIVPGVYATGWIKRGPVGLIGHTKSDAMETVQHVLTDQANWWTPASPEPEAVDELLRSRGVEYTDLDGWHRLDQHEMALGEPEGRVRIKVVPRDEMVKVSRGE, from the coding sequence GTGAGCAACCTGCGTTTGGCCATCGTCGGAGCCGGCCCCGCCGGCATCTACGCCGCAGACATCATCCTCCGAGCCGAGCGCCAGCACGGCGTCTCGATCGACCTGTTCGAGCAGCTCCCCGCGCCCTACGGTCTGGTCCGCTACGGCGTGGCCCCCGACCACCCCCGTATCAAGGGCATCATCACCGCCCTCCGCGACGTGCTCGACCGGGGGGACATCCGCATCTTCGGCAACGTCCGCTACGGCGTCGACATCACGCTCGACGACCTCAAGAAGCACTACAACGCCGTCATCTTCTCGACCGGCGCGATCAAAGACGCCGACCTCGACATCCCCGGCATCGACCTCGAGGGCAGCTACGGCGCCGCCGACTTCGTGTCGTGGTTCGACGGCCACCCCGATGTCCCGCGCACCTGGCCGCTCGAGGCGCAGTCCGTGGGCGTCGTGGGCGTCGGCAACGTCGCCCTCGACGTGTCGCGCATCCTGGCCAAGCACGCCGACGACCTCCTGCCCACCGAGATCCCGGCGAACGTGTACGAGGGCCTGAAGGCGTCCCCGGTGACCGACGTGCACGTCTTCGGGCGCCGCGGTCCTGCGCAGGTGAAGTTCACCCCGCTCGAGCTGCGCGAGCTCGGTGAGCTGAACGACGTCGACATGATCGTCCACGACGAGGACTTCGACTACGACGAGGCCTCCAAGAACGCCGTCGCCACCAACAAGCAGGTCTTCGTCATCGACAAGGTGCTGAACCAGTGGCGCCAGCGCGAGGTCGGGCAGGCGTCGCGCCGCCTGCACCTGCACTTCTACGCCAAGCCGGTCCGGGTCGAGGGCGAGGACGGCCGTGTCACCGGCCTCACCTACGAGCGCACGCGGCCCGACGGCGCCGGCGGCGTCGAGGGCACCGGCGAGTTCCGCACCGTCGAGCTCCAGGCGCTCTACCGCGCCGTCGGCTACTTCGGCTCGCCGCTCGACGGCATCCCGTTCGACGAGAAGCGCGGCGTGATCCCGAACCACGAGGGCCAGGTCATCGACGACGACGACCAGATCGTCCCCGGCGTCTATGCCACCGGCTGGATCAAGCGCGGCCCGGTCGGCCTCATCGGCCACACGAAGAGCGACGCGATGGAGACCGTCCAGCACGTCCTCACCGACCAGGCCAACTGGTGGACCCCGGCTTCGCCCGAGCCCGAGGCCGTCGACGAGCTGCTCCGCTCCCGCGGCGTCGAGTACACCGACCTCGACGGCTGGCACCGCCTCGACCAGCACGAGATGGCGCTCGGCGAGCCCGAGGGCCGCGTGCGCATCAAGGTCGTGCCGCGCGACGAGATGGTAAAGGTCTCGCGCGGAGAGTGA
- a CDS encoding heparan-alpha-glucosaminide N-acetyltransferase domain-containing protein, with the protein MTTAAVVSTPPRRADRLVGVDAARGLALLGMFTAHLTNVDQILVWTDPSTWWAIAAGRSSVLFAVLAGVSLALVTGRDRPVRGRGLTIARRRIAVRGVLVALVGFALIQLQTPVAVILPTYGLLFLVLLPALSWRRGALLGTAAGLAVVGLPLLLIFLPELAISGQTTQQVLLYYPLPVFAAYLLVGLAVGRSDLSSKRTLRLLAGGGAALAIAVYSLGEAVTPGGAFSYGQAATGLRDYVFASEPHSSTLVDMLGSIGVALAVIGVCGLLAGLDLGAAGGLGAAGGPGAAGRLGAAGRLPLRLLAAIGAMPLTVYSAHLLVLAVLYHSGFLDGLGPAGDAGVLVAFAAGSCALGLAWRGRSGPLETVVGAVARLVGGRLPA; encoded by the coding sequence GTGACCACGGCCGCCGTCGTGTCGACGCCGCCCCGCCGGGCGGACCGCCTGGTGGGCGTCGACGCGGCGCGCGGACTGGCACTGCTCGGCATGTTCACGGCGCACCTCACGAACGTCGATCAGATCCTCGTCTGGACCGACCCGAGCACCTGGTGGGCGATCGCGGCCGGTCGCTCGTCGGTGCTCTTCGCCGTCCTCGCCGGTGTCTCGCTCGCCCTGGTGACCGGTCGCGACCGACCGGTGCGCGGCCGCGGACTGACGATCGCCAGGCGCAGGATCGCGGTCCGCGGCGTCCTGGTCGCGCTCGTCGGGTTCGCGCTCATCCAGCTGCAGACCCCGGTGGCGGTGATCCTGCCGACCTACGGCCTGCTCTTCCTGGTACTGCTCCCGGCGCTGTCGTGGCGGCGCGGCGCCCTCCTCGGCACCGCGGCCGGCCTCGCGGTCGTCGGGCTGCCGCTGCTGCTGATCTTCCTGCCCGAGCTCGCGATCTCCGGCCAGACGACGCAGCAGGTGCTGCTCTACTACCCGCTGCCCGTGTTCGCCGCATACCTGCTCGTCGGCCTGGCCGTCGGCCGGTCCGACCTCTCATCGAAGCGGACCCTCCGGCTGCTCGCCGGCGGGGGAGCCGCACTCGCCATAGCCGTCTACTCGCTCGGCGAGGCGGTGACGCCGGGCGGCGCCTTCTCGTACGGCCAGGCTGCGACCGGGCTCCGCGACTACGTCTTCGCGTCGGAGCCGCACTCCTCGACGCTCGTCGACATGCTCGGCTCGATCGGGGTGGCTCTGGCGGTGATCGGCGTCTGCGGGCTCCTCGCCGGTCTCGACCTTGGAGCGGCCGGAGGGCTGGGAGCGGCCGGAGGGCCCGGAGCGGCAGGGCGGCTCGGAGCGGCCGGGCGGCTGCCCCTGCGGCTGCTGGCCGCCATCGGCGCGATGCCGCTGACGGTGTACTCGGCACACCTGCTGGTGCTCGCCGTGCTGTACCACTCGGGCTTCCTGGACGGCCTCGGACCGGCGGGCGATGCCGGTGTGCTGGTCGCGTTCGCGGCGGGATCCTGCGCTCTCGGCCTCGCTTGGCGCGGTCGCTCGGGCCCGCTCGAGACCGTCGTCGGAGCTGTCGCCCGTCTGGTG